In Calliopsis andreniformis isolate RMS-2024a chromosome 8, iyCalAndr_principal, whole genome shotgun sequence, one DNA window encodes the following:
- the LOC143182539 gene encoding uncharacterized protein LOC143182539: protein MDERVTTRANMARLAEQRSTYASRSKKEEDERGHTYNGRRGRVNVKTGLRKLTSATWSNFRDKSNYSGYFLKPRYKVRVEENESHLIVRDKRDKEEVLIKNLLQGSSYDMIISH, encoded by the exons ATGGACGAGC GTGTAACAACGCGGGCGAATATGGCACGCCTAGCAGAGCAACGAAGCACGTATGCAAGTCGAAGTAAGAAAGAGGAGGACGAAAGAGGACACACAT ATAACGGAAGAAGGGGGAGAGTGAACGTTAAGACAG GTTTACGCAAGTTGACTTCAGCTACGTGGTCAAATTTCAGGGATAAAAGCAATTATAGTGGTTATTTTCTAAAGCCTCGATACAAG GTGAGAGTGGAAGAAAATGAGAGTCATCTAATTGTACGAGATAAGAGAGACAAAGAGGAGGTTTTAATCAAAAA CTTGCTGCAGGGATCTAGTTACGACATGATCATAAGCCACTaa